In Aegilops tauschii subsp. strangulata cultivar AL8/78 chromosome 3, Aet v6.0, whole genome shotgun sequence, one genomic interval encodes:
- the LOC120975593 gene encoding uncharacterized protein: protein MAKRELSSPYLYWEKVQPLEGECAFNPSLSMEPLMRNWTEATASRRDKFDYDHGRGRGNIKIEDNITKEYRAQEHKVPEPEKPKMKPAVEKLNQNGVMYKPAAAAASGNNDADLEVDSFENGPPEKKEFMYKDDSDGLEPVIDLTQPDEPVVNQNNDDEEKTPAKLNVDRTTKPTDECGATPENPWIVGNSPRAESSDINISASSIDRMVGKSKGKKSAATAKEDDVISGKRRRTVPKKFESPFKLDKPGKQSARALFSDNDMEGSVKDDLTPELIDAAVAFVEAAARSEKNMTKRVYYNERGTSVTVESIRPIIDAYQTHLALRVGHDRHLCPAWRSKYLVDRAKARDNPKPSKYNMDSALSRAGAVCRVLDEYTVRDKSFIPLNVGNTHWITVVMHNLKKEFRVFDSLYSLEFSLDSVKALRLAIAIDMEEANRITPGKYPDVTKWPIIPQIDMPLQEDGNSCGLFVIEVMERWDGDRWTADFTQGTVNARRRRLVAELVLSPTNTLECVKNKIRDIAKKSKA from the exons ATGGCCAAGAGGGAACTTAGCTCTCCT TACCTGTACTGGGAGAAGGTTCAGCCTCTGGAAGGTGAATGCGCATTCAATCCTAGCTTGTCCATGGAACCTCTAATGAGGAATTGGACTGAAGCTACAGCCTCAAGGAGAGACAAGTTTGATTATGACCACGGTCGTGGCCGTGGTAACATCAAG ATTGAAGACAACATAACCAAGGAGTATAGGGCGCAGGAGCACAAAGTACCCGAACCAGAAAAGCCAAAAATGAAGCCTGCCGTTG AGAAGTTGAACCAAAATGGTGTGATGTACAAGCCAGCGGCTGCTGCGGCTTCCGGCAACAACGATGCCGACCTAGAAGTGGATTCCTTTGAGAATGGTCCGCCAGAAAAAAAAGAATTCATGTACAAGGATGACTCTGACGGTCTAGAGCCGGTGATTGATTTGACACAGCCTGACGAGCCTGTTGTAAACCAGAACAACGATGATGAGGAA AAAACACCTGCCAAGTTAAATGTTGACAGGACAACGAAGCCTACTGATGAGTGCGGCGCAACACCGGAGAACCCTTGGATTGTAGGTAATTCTCCTCGAGCAGAATCGTCCGACATTAACATTTCTGCAAGTTCTATCGACAGGATGGTGGGTAAGAGCAAGGGGAAAAAGTCTGCAGCAACCGCAAAAGAAGACGATGTTATATCCGGGAAGCGCCGGCGGACTGTTCCcaagaaatttgaatcccccTTTAAACTTGACAAGCCCGGCAAGCAAAGCGCTCGCG CTCTGTTTAGTGACAATGACATGGAAGGCTCTGTTAAGGATGATTTGACACCGGAACTCATCGATGCTGCTGTTGCGTTTGTGGAGGCAGCTGCTCGGTCTGAGAAGAATATGACAAAAAGAGTTTACTACAATGAACGTGGCACCTCTGTGACTGTGGAGAGTATACGACCG ATTATCGATGCTTATCAGACACATTTGGCTCTGCGCGTTGGTCATGATCGGCACCTCTGTCCAGCCTGGAGGTCCAAATACCTTGTTGATCGTGCTAAGGCACGAGACAACCCTAAACCGTCGAAATACAACATGGATAGTGCGCTGAGCAGAGCTGGAGCAGTATGTAGGGTTCTGGACGAGTATACCGTCCGTGATAAG TCGTTTATCCCGTTGAACGTCGGCAATACACACTGGATCACCGTGGTGATGCACAACCTCAAGAAAGAATTCCGAGTTTTTGATTCGCTCTATTCTCTCGAGTTCTCTCTCGACAGTGTGAAAGCACTG CGACTAGCAATAGCAATTGATATGGAAGAGGCAAACCGTATTACACCTGGCAAATATCCAGACGTCACTAAGTGGCCTATCATACCTCAGATCGACATGCCACTACAAGAGGACGG GAACTCTTGTGGCCTTTTTGTGATTGAAGTTATGGAGCGTTGGGACGGGGATCGATGGACCGCCGATTTTACCCAA GGCACGGTTA
- the LOC109786596 gene encoding uncharacterized protein produces MHVPLVFFSHCSRSHAGVARSPVLVYKTINTLLSKLNSYWIPPADHLTRASEMAARRHAGSSSGSTSANLSMKLLVEVDRRGTPRRVVYAEAGKDVVDFLLTFLTLPIGTVVKLLRRNSMPMVGCVGNLYGSVEKLPDDFICHRDARAAKDTLLRPAGGRLPLLTNAGSSSTGGFVRAGVTYTVMDDLEVAPRSNVDFITSLNKYGIRDISCLHGKDVQVGHTEGLQILRASLKSKTVLTDVFLRTNTPSPSPRALTAG; encoded by the exons ATGCACGTACCCCTAGTCTTCTTTTCCCATTGCTCGCGCTCGCACGCCGGCGTCGCGCGAAGCCCAGTGCTCGTCTATAAGACTATAAATACACTCTTGTCTAAGCTCAATTCGTACTGGATCCCCCCGGCAGACCACCTGACCCGTGCGAGCGAGATGGCCGCCAGAAGGCACGCCGGGAGCAGCTCCGGTTCCACTTCGGCGAACCTAAGCATGAAGCTGCTGGTGGAGGTGGACAGACGCGGCACGCCCAGGCGCGTGGTGTACGCCGAGGCTGGCAAGGACGTCGTCGACTTCCTCCTCACCTTCCTCACCTTGCCGATCGGCACGGTCGTCAAGCTGCTCCGGAGGAACTCCATGCCCATGGTAGGCTGCGTCGGCAACCTGTACGGCAGCGTCGAGAAGCTCCCCGACGACTTCATCTGCCACAGGGACGCTAGGGCCGCCAAGGACACGCTGCTCAGGCCCGCCGGCGGCAGGCTTCCCCTGCTCACCAACGCGGGGTCGTCCAGCACCGGCGGCTTTGTGAGGGCGGGCGTGACCTACACGGTCATGGACGACCTCGAGGTTGCTCCCAGGTCTAACGTCGATTTCATCACCAGCCTCAACAAATATGGTATCAGGGACATCAGCTGTCTCCACGGGAAGGATGTCCAAGTTGGCCACACCGAG GGTCTCCAGATACTGAGGGCGTCACTCAAGTCGAAGACGGTCCTCACCGACGTCTTCCTTCGGACGAACACTCCGAGTCCGAGTCCGAGGGCCTTAACCGCAGGGTGA